From the genome of Kryptolebias marmoratus isolate JLee-2015 unplaced genomic scaffold, ASM164957v2 Scaffold200, whole genome shotgun sequence:
ACTTACTGATAAATTTCACCACAAAgtagaaaataaacatgtaGTCAGAGTCTGCATGCAGTCAACAACCACAGAGAGAAGCACAACCAGAATCAGCCTGCTGGCCTCAGGAAGAGgaaactgctttttgtttttcagaaatgtcTCCTGTTGCTTCAGAGGCTGAAGAGACGGCTGTTTCAGGAGAACATAGTTCAGGTATAGGTGGTGGTAAAACTACCAGAAGTCAAAGTATTATTACTGTGTCTGGTTAGGATTCAACataaatctaattatttttcCCTCGTTTATTCTAAgctcaaacaggaagcagagtgcattatgggtaaagaAGAAGAGCTTCAGAAAGCATCAGTCTCTGTTCTGTAAAACTGcatcttgttctgtttttacagatttattaacTGTTCAGACTTTCTGCTTTATGGTCCACTGTTCCATCCAGGAAGTTTAAACTGCACACATGAAGGGAAATCATCCTGCAAAGGATTGATTGTAGGAAATAATTTCATCTGTGAGAAATTTATGATTCCTTTTCTTTGGAAATGAcagtgtcatgatttctagtatttttttagtttattcttagttttggttttcggttcttgtttttctgctttcttgggttgtttaagtttatttttccttgtacTTCTGTCAGTATTCTCTTTACCTCAGTCTGCACTTGTTTAAttgtcatgcccatctccacctgctgttttcactcacctgttcccacttcccataattaccctttgcttttaaaacccggtcatcttcTCCACTACCCTGGCGGTTCATTGCTCATTGTCACAGGTATGTCCAggtattgttgtttttggccACGGTTCTGCCTTGTCTCACCTCGTCTCACCTtgccatttttagtttttgttatagtttgtgttgctgccacgtcagccctttgttttctaattttgttatttaaataaatcagtttttatcagtctgcgtattgggttcgccatgctctcctgcagctctgacagACAGGGCTCAGATTGGAAAGTATTTAAAGTATTTCCAGTCTTCTTATGTGTGGAAAGTATTACacatgtttgtttcctgttctgGTCCCCAGTTTGAGgttctttttaataattaaccTCAGATTCATCCTGCTGACTCTCCTGTAGGTTTTAGGGTCAGTTTCACCAACATGACATGATTATCCTCAGAAGGATCTGTACTCGGATTAACTTTTACCGTCTGCACCTTAAAGAAGCAAACACTGAGGGGGAACAGAATGGAACAATGCACTCAGCAGGCTGGACTCAAACGACAACTAGACAGTTTGAAAAATCAACAAGTTTAAAGGGAATCCAAATGTTGGTACACAGGGAGTCAGTCAGGAAGGGCTGAGGTATCCAAAACACTGGGCTGAGGCTTAGTTGAAGGCACAAAAATGGGTCTAAAGGTCACTGGAGACTAGAACACTAAGGAAAGAAGGCTGGAACTCTTGCTGgtagaaacaaagacaaactggcAAGGACTGAGGGAAGCAGGCTGGCTAAATACACacagggaggaggagatgaTGCAAACAGGTGTGTTCAATCAGGCTGGCAGGGGAGGGGTTAATTAGAGCTGCCATGTCACACAGAAGAGGAACTGCACAGAGCTGAGAACAATCTGAAGAGGAACAATGGTACTTCTGCTTTtagacttcttcttcttcttcttcttatccTTGATGACGATCTGTCCATAGGAGACATCTTCTGTCCTCACAGAgagtaagccccgcccacttccccaaacactgacagctgtcaatctcccagcagagaggagacctgctccactctgtgtccacagtggcgcacCTGCGCGCCCCCTCCAGCACGGGCAGGAGCGTGATTGTTttgtgtgagtcgtgttgtcatctgatgacagagagctaaagatggacaTGACATGATCAGCTAATGAAcagataagctgtgtctggcaaatctttttatatacaactgtatatatttgggcagacagacttaaacacagataatgtaagacttaaaatgtgaacgtgtgtgtgtggtNNNNNNNNNNNNNNNNNNNNNNNNNNNNNNNNNNNNNNNNNNNNNNNNNNNNNNNNNNNNNNNNNNNNNNNNNNNNNNNNNNNNNNNNNNNNNNNNNNNNNNNNNNNNNNNNNNNNNNNNNNNNNNNNNNNNNNNNNNNNNNNNNNNNNNNNNNNNNNNNNNNNNNNNNNNNNNNNNNNNNNNNNNNNNNNNNNNNNNNNNNNNNNNNNNNNNNNNNNNNNNNNNNNNNNNNNNNNNNNNNNNNNNNNNNNNNNNNNNNNNNNNNNNNNNNNNNNNNNNNNNNNNNNNNNNNNNNNNNNNNNNNNNNNNNNNNNNNNNNNNNNNNNNNNNNNNNNNNNNNNNNNNNNNNNNNNNNNNNNNNNNNNNNNNNNNNNNNNNNNNNNNNNNNNNNNNNNNNNNNNNNNNNNNNNNNNNNNNNNNNNNNNNNNNNNNNNNNNNNNNNNNNNNNNNNNNNNNNNNNNNNNNNNNNNNNNNNNNNNNNNNNNNNNNNNNNNNNNNNNNNNNNNNNNNNNNNNNNNNNNNNNNNNNNNNNNNNNNNNNNNNNNNNNNNNNNNNNNNNNNNNNNNNNNNNNNNNNNNNNNNNNNNNNNNNNNNNNNNNNNNNNNNNNNNNNNNNNNNNNNNNNNNNNNNNNNNNNNNNNNNNNNNNNNNNNNNNNNNNNNNNNNNNNNNNNNNNNNNNNNNNNNNNNNNNNNNNNNNNNNNNNNNNNNNNNNNNNNNNNNNNNNNNNNNNNNNNNNNNNNNNNNNNNNNNNNNNNNNNNNNNNNNNNNNNNNNNNNNNNNNNNNNNNNNNNNNNNNNNNNNNNNNNNNNNNNNNNNNNNNNNNNNNNNNNNNNNNNNNNNNNNNNNNNNNNNNNNNNNNNNNNNNNNNNNNNNNNNNNNNNNNNNNNNNNNNNNNNNNNNNNNNNNNNNNNNNNNNNNNNNNNNNNNNNNNNNNNNNNNNNNNNNNNNNNNNNNNNNNNNNNNNNNNNNNNNNNNNNNNNNNNNNNNNNNNNNNNNNNNNNNNNNNNNNNNNNNNNNNNNNNNNNNNNNNNNNNNNNNNNNNNNNNNNNNNNNNNNNNNNNNNNNNNNNNNNNNNNNNNNNNNNNNNNNNNNNNNNNNNNNNNNNNNNNNNNNNNNNNNNNNNNNNNNNNNNNNNNNNNNNNNNNNNNNNNNNNNNNNNNNNNNNNNNNNNNNNNNNNNNNNNNNNNNNNNNNNNNNNNNNNNNNNNNNNNNNNNNNNNNNNNNNNNNNNNNNNNNNNNNNNNNNNNNNNNNNNNNNNNNNNNNNNNNNNNNNNNNNNNNNNNNNNNNNNNNNNNNNNNNNGACGCCATCTTTAAAGAAAGCTGCTGGGAGGTTGGAGGGTTTGTCCTTTGATTGACAGCTCAGAGTGACATCATGTCCCTCCATCACAGGGAGGACAGGACTCTGCAGGATCACTGATCCACctgaacacagagacaaactccAGCATTTCATCCATTTCCAGCAGCTTCATCAGCACTAACTCCACAGTGTGATCTTACCAGTGACAGTCAGGTTGATGGTGTTACTGGCTGCTCCAGAGCTGGACTCACACCAGTACACACCACTGTCCCTGGGGACGATGTAGCTGATGTTACAGGAGGAACCAGCTGGTTTCCCCCATCCATGTCCACAGTCAGACTGTCTGCTGGTGGTGTTTCTCCTCAGAGTCCATCCAGCAGAGCTGTGGTCCTCCTCACAGCTCAGAGACACAGAGTCTCCTTCAAAGAACTGAGATCTGCTGGGACTCACAGTCAGACCAGCTGACAGAGCTGGAAGGAAAATGTGTTCATCTTTTATtgctcaaaataataaaatgtatatatattatttaaccAATAAACCAcctatatttatattatttaaaatattttattgctgaCAGAATTTTACCAACCTTGGTTTGTTAAGAAGCAGAGCAGTGAACTCAGAActgaaagaaattaatttattagtcaaagttaaaataattccTCACAGAAATCTGATAAACCAGACATGTACTTAAACACAGGATATACTGAATACAACACAAGCATTTTATCCTGCAGTAGAAATACTTCAATTAAAGCTGAATGTGTTCTGAGACAGGACATCTGTAGTCACTGCTTCTTTCTATTTTACTGTTATCTTTCTAATATATGGGGAAACTGCATGAAAATAAGTTTAATTagactttaaactttaactcaCAGCTGGTAtcagtgttttttcttgtcTCGGTTTTGTTGATGACAgtaataaagttaatttaagGCGTCGCACCATCACATCCTTCTGATcagacttcagctgcttttattcacCTTCTATCAGCTGTtcaacagacacaaaacaaaaacatctttacttaCAGAGCAGACCCGGAGGAGATGTTTCTGTCATTCTGCTTCTCGCTGAAATGACCGATGATGATTTCTGTGCTGCTGAGGACATAAATAAGCTCCGCCCTCTTCCTGTGTTTAAGCTCTGAGTGGTTCTTCGTCTTCCTATGCAGTTCTTTAAgtatgtttttcattatttaacatttaaagcattaaatCTCTGCTACAAATATGAGCTCAAACCCATTCCAGGTCACTTGTTGTTCAGTCAGGATGTTTGGACTCAGgagaggaggcagagaggaggaacaGATGATGCTAATTagtcagagacagaaacacacactgggCCTGAATGAAGGGCTCAGAGGGAAGCTGAGACGGGAGAGCTTCTGGTCCGATtggtgcagagagagagaagttcACAGTCGTTCAGGTAAGGAGTTAATGTTCCTGTGTGAGGAGGGGAGGTCAGCTGCTGGCTGATAGTCAAGGCTGAGGTTAGCTGGGTGGAGAGGTGGTCAGATCAAGTCTTAGGaagcttcttcagcttcttcctgACTGAACTGAACAAAGATTTTAGCTTCACAGCCTGAAAGATGCACCCCAtcagtgacatctagtggtcagCTGCAGTTACAGCAGCCACGAACATCCAGATGTTTCACACATCTGGATGATTCCAGTCAATAATGTGTGGCTATGTTCCGGTGTGTTAGTCGGAGCAGTCACTAGGgggcagcagagagagagaccgTCTTCAAGTATAAGAGAGAGATTATTAAAGAACCCACAACAGATAAAACACCACACTTAGTTTTTAGCAGCTGTGTTTAAACTCAGAGCTTCAGCTGTTTAATGATTACTGTGCCAGCAGGAGGATCCTCATCCTCCAAACACCAACTCTTGGAGCAGATGAGGCCCTGAAcccataaaacacacacacacacacgtgtataaaaaatattataaaattcccttctcaccctccgcgggtggtcttgtttcatcctctgagctcgggtcctctaccagaggcctgggagcttgagggttctgcgcagtatcttggctgtgcctagaactgcacatttctggactgagatgtctgatgttgttcctgggatctgttgtagccactgctccagtttgggggtgNNNNNNNNNNNNNNNNNNNNNNNNNNNNNNNNNNNNNNNNNNNNNNNNNNNNNNNNNNNNNNNNNNNNNNNNNNNNNNNNNNNNNNNNNNNNNNNNNNNNNNNNNNNNNNNNNNNNNNNNNNNNNNNNNNNNNNNNNNNNNNNNNNNNNNNNNNNNNNNNNNNNNNNNNNNNNNNNNNNNNNNNNNNNNNNNNNNNNNNNNNNNNNNNNNNNNNNNNNNNNNNNNNNNNNNNNNNNNNNNNNNNNNNNNNNNNNNNNNNNNNNNNNNNNNNNNNNNNNNNNNNNNNNNNNNNNNNNNNNNNNNNNNNNNNNNNNNNNNNNNNNNNNNNNNNNNNNNNNNNNNNNNNNNNNNNNNNNNNNNNNNNNNNNNNNNNNNNNNNNNNNNNNNNNNNNNNNNNNNNNNNNNNNNNNNNNNNNNNNNNNNNNNNNNNNNNNNNNNNNNNNNNNNNNNNNNNNNNNNNNNNNNNNNNNNNNNNNNNNNNNNNNNNNNNNNNNNNNNNNNNNNNNNNNNNNNNNNNNNNNNNNNNNNNNNNNNNNNNNNNNNNNNNNNNNNNNNNNNNNNNNNNNNNNNNNNNNNNNNNNNNNNNNNNNNNNNNNNNNNNNNNNNNNNNNNNNNNNNNNNNNNNNNNNNNNNNNNNNNNNNNNNNNNNNNNNNNNNNNNNNNNNNNNNNNNNNNNNNNNNNNNNNNNNNNNNNNNNNNNNNNNNNNNNNNNNNNNNNNNNNNNNNNNNNNNNNNNNNNNNNNNNNNNNNNNNNNNNNNNNNNNNNNNNNNNNNNNACTTCCAGCACCTCGTCCTCTGTTCCCCACTGTCTGAGACATTCGCTGAGTACATTGTCTGTTGAGGCCTTGTCCTTGATGTATTTATGGATCTTGGATGTTTCATCCTGGACAGTGGCTCTCacactcactagtcctctgccgcCGTCCTTATGgcttgtgtacagtctcaggatgctggatttggggtggaaccctccatgcatggttagtagcttatatatatatatttttttttaattattattttattttattattattattattttttgtatatacaaataaaaacatgtcgaTGAAACAGTCAAGATAAAAGCGGCTAAGGACATGTTACAGGCTGTGATCGTAACGATTACCAGGCTAAAAACTCACTGTGATCAGAAATAACTTCAACATTAGAACAATTTTCTATCATAACATTAATTATCTGCAATCATTTAATCCACTCAAGAGTCACTGG
Proteins encoded in this window:
- the LOC108229550 gene encoding low affinity immunoglobulin gamma Fc region receptor II-b-like; protein product: MTETSPPGLLFLSSLLCFLTNQALSAGLTVSPSRSQFFEGDSVSLSCEEDHSSAGWTLRRNTTSRQSDCGHGWGKPAGSSCNISYIVPRDSGVYWCESSSGAASNTINLTVTGGSVILQSPVLPVMEGHDVTLSCQSKDKPSNLPAAFFKDG